A genomic region of Desulfosarcina ovata subsp. ovata contains the following coding sequences:
- a CDS encoding YebG family protein, translating to MAVITKYVVVRNGVELDKEFLVKKEADAYDKMLDAADNLAAFIKDAGLETHLDDATIDALSVFLAQNGPEVIRILKGLTPMAKPPRSPEPEAETEAETPRRATAKKKAPVGKAKGK from the coding sequence ATGGCCGTCATTACCAAATACGTGGTGGTGCGCAATGGTGTCGAACTGGACAAGGAATTCCTGGTTAAAAAAGAAGCTGACGCCTATGATAAAATGCTGGACGCCGCCGACAACCTGGCCGCTTTCATCAAGGATGCCGGTCTGGAGACCCATCTGGACGACGCCACCATTGATGCCCTTTCGGTTTTCCTGGCCCAAAACGGGCCTGAAGTGATCCGGATTCTCAAAGGCCTGACCCCCATGGCAAAACCGCCGCGTTCGCCGGAGCCGGAAGCCGAAACGGAAGCGGAGACACCCCGGCGGGCAACGGCCAAAAAGAAGGCCCCGGTGGGCAAGGCCAAAGGCAAATAA
- a CDS encoding YebG family protein: MAAITKQEADAWDRILDAASALSELIESSGLQIDEDDLEELTIFLAANGPTIRSIVRKVKSKIYAGVIQKTAER; this comes from the coding sequence ATGGCCGCCATTACCAAACAAGAGGCCGATGCCTGGGATCGCATACTGGATGCCGCCAGTGCGCTGTCGGAATTGATCGAATCCAGTGGCCTCCAGATCGACGAAGATGATCTGGAGGAGCTGACCATCTTTCTGGCCGCCAACGGCCCCACGATACGCAGCATTGTCAGAAAGGTAAAAAGCAAAATTTACGCAGGGGTCATTCAAAAGACGGCGGAGCGCTGA
- a CDS encoding DJ-1 family glyoxalase III encodes MEKTVLVPVADGTEELEAVAIIDVLRRAGATVTVASVSGHRQITASRGVVIVADTLIESCVDQTYDLVVLPGGIPGAEHLRDCAELAQILRRQNEQERFFGAICASPAVVLEHHDLIQGRRATCHPGFVDGLASAADVDQRVVVDGNCMTSRGAGTAVEFALALVERLYGKAHRDAVAVPMVL; translated from the coding sequence ATGGAGAAAACCGTACTGGTCCCGGTGGCTGACGGCACCGAGGAACTGGAGGCCGTGGCCATTATCGACGTCTTGCGACGGGCCGGTGCCACCGTCACCGTGGCCTCGGTGAGTGGCCATCGACAGATCACCGCCTCTCGCGGCGTGGTGATCGTGGCCGACACCTTGATTGAAAGCTGCGTGGACCAGACTTATGATCTGGTGGTCCTTCCCGGCGGCATTCCCGGTGCCGAGCACCTGCGCGACTGCGCCGAGTTGGCCCAAATTCTCAGACGCCAGAACGAACAGGAGCGGTTCTTCGGGGCGATCTGCGCCAGCCCGGCCGTGGTTCTGGAACATCACGACTTGATCCAGGGGCGCCGGGCCACCTGTCACCCCGGCTTTGTCGACGGATTGGCATCTGCGGCGGATGTCGACCAGCGCGTGGTGGTGGACGGTAACTGCATGACCAGCCGAGGCGCGGGGACCGCCGTGGAGTTCGCCCTGGCATTGGTAGAACGGCTTTATGGCAAGGCCCATCGGGACGCGGTTGCCGTACCCATGGTTCTATAG
- a CDS encoding phosphate ABC transporter ATP-binding protein, protein MQVAQCVKIKVRQLSFAYGDHTVLKDLTFDVQANTVTAVVGPSGQGKSTLLTVFNRLWEDIPHARLAGTVRIRLSGNERDIYHRACSLTELRRQVGMVFQTPNPLPMSIYKNVAFPLKLVGGSTRSQTRDRVKRTLRQAFLWDEVKDRLKDDARALSGGQQQRLCMARALVLNPEVLLLDEPTSSLDPAATETIEQLILSLKTACTIVMVSHDMAQVERVADQWIALREGRIVAD, encoded by the coding sequence ATGCAGGTTGCGCAATGCGTCAAAATCAAGGTTCGCCAGCTCTCCTTCGCCTATGGCGACCATACGGTACTGAAAGATTTGACGTTTGACGTTCAGGCAAACACCGTCACCGCGGTGGTGGGCCCCTCCGGCCAGGGAAAATCCACCCTGCTGACCGTTTTCAACCGCCTCTGGGAAGACATTCCCCATGCCCGCCTGGCGGGAACGGTGCGCATCCGTCTAAGCGGAAACGAGCGTGACATCTATCACCGGGCCTGCTCGCTGACCGAATTGCGCCGCCAGGTGGGCATGGTCTTTCAGACACCCAATCCCCTGCCCATGAGCATTTACAAGAATGTGGCCTTTCCGCTCAAACTGGTTGGCGGATCGACGCGTTCGCAGACCCGTGACCGGGTTAAGCGCACCCTTCGGCAGGCATTTTTGTGGGACGAGGTCAAGGATCGCCTGAAGGATGACGCCCGCGCCCTCTCCGGCGGTCAGCAGCAACGCCTGTGCATGGCCCGGGCGCTGGTGCTGAATCCGGAAGTACTGCTCCTGGACGAGCCCACCTCGTCCCTGGACCCGGCTGCCACCGAAACCATCGAGCAACTGATTCTCAGCCTGAAAACCGCCTGCACCATCGTCATGGTATCCCACGACATGGCCCAGGTCGAACGGGTAGCCGACCAGTGGATCGCGCTAAGGGAAGGACGGATCGTGGCGGATTGA
- a CDS encoding PstA family ABC transporter permease produces MTRRLVETGVTIMAWLCGALLTTSVAGLLGYVIVNGAGSLSASLFFGDTAPMDALLLRRQVFDGIFPAMVGTLVLVGLSIIIAVPVGVGAGIYMAEFAGRRIKGIFGLFFDILAGIPSVLVGLFGFSLAVFLHHRLSDRITPCLLISALSLAFLVLPYLIRTTQTALEALPRQIRITAPALGASRLQTLFYVLLPQSLSGIVSGIILSIGRCAEDTAVIMLTGVVATAGIPTSLLANYEALPFFIYTISAQYADQAELMRGYGAAIVLLAICAALFTLAAAIRHRLADHLLYGTR; encoded by the coding sequence ATGACCCGCCGTCTGGTCGAAACCGGCGTCACCATCATGGCCTGGCTCTGCGGCGCACTCCTGACCACCAGCGTGGCCGGGCTTCTGGGGTATGTGATCGTCAACGGCGCGGGCAGTCTCTCGGCCAGTCTCTTTTTCGGCGACACCGCGCCCATGGATGCCCTGCTGCTGCGTCGGCAGGTGTTTGACGGCATCTTCCCGGCCATGGTGGGTACCCTGGTCCTGGTGGGACTCTCCATCATCATCGCCGTTCCCGTGGGCGTGGGGGCCGGCATCTATATGGCCGAATTCGCCGGGCGCCGGATCAAAGGGATCTTCGGCCTCTTTTTCGACATCCTGGCAGGCATTCCCTCTGTTCTGGTGGGGCTTTTCGGATTCAGCCTGGCGGTATTTCTGCACCATCGCCTGTCGGATCGGATAACCCCCTGCCTGCTGATATCGGCCCTTTCACTGGCGTTTCTGGTTCTGCCCTACCTGATCCGAACAACCCAGACGGCCCTGGAAGCCCTGCCCCGACAAATCCGCATCACCGCCCCGGCGCTGGGCGCATCACGCCTGCAGACCCTTTTTTATGTACTCCTGCCCCAATCCCTTTCCGGCATCGTCAGCGGCATCATTCTCTCCATTGGCCGCTGCGCTGAGGACACGGCCGTCATCATGCTCACCGGTGTGGTAGCAACGGCCGGCATTCCCACCTCCCTTCTGGCCAACTACGAGGCCCTGCCCTTTTTCATCTACACCATCTCCGCCCAGTACGCCGATCAGGCCGAGCTGATGCGCGGCTACGGGGCGGCAATCGTCCTTCTGGCCATCTGTGCCGCTTTGTTCACCCTGGCCGCCGCCATCCGCCACCGGCTGGCCGACCATCTGCTTTACGGCACGCGGTAA
- a CDS encoding PstC family ABC transporter permease, protein MSKIAEPWVRRLLGLMAAFSVAVTVLMFGFMVTLGLPLITEGTFFNMFTGPWQPGQGAYGIAPMIVGTAVIAGLGMAVSFPVSLGCAALISVLGRGWLPILLHRLVRFMTGIPTVVYGFAGIFLLVPLVREWAGRGSGLCILSAGLLLAVLIAPTMILFFTDSFATVPRSYLQAADALGASPVQKLIHVFIPCAWPGLVNGVVLAMGRAVGDTLIALMIAGNATAMPGALTEPARTLTAHIALVVAADFDSLEFRTLFACGIILYLCTTLMVVLTRGIGALRERRP, encoded by the coding sequence TTGAGCAAAATCGCGGAGCCGTGGGTAAGACGTCTTCTGGGGCTGATGGCCGCATTCAGCGTGGCCGTCACCGTGCTGATGTTCGGCTTCATGGTAACGCTGGGCCTGCCCCTGATCACGGAGGGAACCTTTTTCAACATGTTCACCGGGCCGTGGCAGCCGGGCCAGGGGGCGTACGGCATCGCCCCCATGATCGTGGGCACGGCGGTCATCGCCGGCCTCGGCATGGCGGTGAGTTTTCCGGTCAGTCTGGGCTGTGCCGCCCTGATCAGTGTGCTGGGGCGCGGCTGGCTGCCGATCCTGCTCCATCGACTGGTGCGTTTTATGACCGGCATTCCCACCGTGGTGTACGGGTTTGCCGGTATTTTTCTTCTGGTGCCCCTGGTGCGTGAGTGGGCCGGCCGCGGTTCGGGGCTGTGCATCCTCTCCGCCGGCCTGCTGCTGGCCGTGCTCATCGCGCCAACCATGATCCTTTTCTTTACCGACAGTTTTGCCACGGTTCCGCGGTCCTACCTGCAGGCCGCCGACGCCCTGGGCGCCAGTCCGGTACAGAAACTGATCCATGTCTTTATCCCGTGCGCCTGGCCGGGACTGGTCAACGGCGTGGTGCTGGCCATGGGGCGCGCCGTGGGCGATACCCTGATCGCCCTGATGATTGCCGGCAATGCCACGGCCATGCCGGGTGCGCTGACCGAACCGGCCCGCACGCTTACCGCCCATATCGCCCTGGTGGTGGCCGCCGATTTCGACAGCCTGGAGTTCCGTACCCTGTTTGCCTGCGGCATCATCCTTTATCTGTGCACCACGCTAATGGTGGTTCTGACCCGGGGGATCGGTGCGCTTAGGGAAAGGCGACCATGA
- a CDS encoding phosphate ABC transporter substrate-binding protein, whose protein sequence is MSQRNRWFDWAMALVILVATGFSPAMADDLAPFAGQAGRVAISGGTAHIPVMKEAAKQIMQRYPDIQVTVAGGGSGVGIKQVGEGLVEIGNSGRKPTDEEIAKYGLTMFKWAVDGVGVVVNPKNPVTELTKAQTKAIFAGQIGNWKALGGPDKTINLYTRDEASGTRAVFWKKAIEKGAISSSANVVVSNGAMKSAVAGDPYGIGYVSVGHIDASVTPVALDGVTPTLETVKSGAYPVSRGLYSNTKGEPTGLTRIFIDFLFSPTGQAIAAEKGFVAVK, encoded by the coding sequence ATGTCACAGCGGAATCGATGGTTTGATTGGGCAATGGCGTTGGTGATTCTGGTGGCAACCGGGTTCTCTCCGGCCATGGCCGACGATCTGGCGCCCTTTGCCGGACAGGCGGGCAGGGTGGCCATTTCCGGCGGTACCGCGCACATTCCGGTGATGAAGGAAGCCGCCAAACAGATCATGCAGCGCTATCCGGACATCCAGGTTACCGTGGCCGGGGGCGGCTCCGGTGTGGGCATCAAGCAGGTGGGCGAAGGCCTGGTGGAGATCGGCAACTCCGGCCGCAAACCCACCGATGAGGAAATTGCCAAATACGGCTTAACCATGTTCAAGTGGGCGGTCGATGGCGTCGGCGTGGTGGTCAACCCGAAAAATCCGGTGACTGAACTGACCAAAGCCCAGACCAAGGCCATCTTTGCCGGCCAGATCGGCAACTGGAAAGCGCTGGGCGGACCGGACAAGACCATCAACCTCTACACCCGTGACGAAGCCAGCGGCACCCGCGCAGTGTTCTGGAAAAAGGCCATCGAAAAAGGCGCGATCAGCAGCAGCGCCAATGTGGTGGTTTCCAACGGAGCCATGAAATCGGCCGTGGCCGGCGACCCTTACGGCATCGGCTATGTCTCCGTGGGCCACATTGATGCCAGCGTTACGCCCGTGGCCCTGGACGGCGTGACCCCGACGTTGGAAACGGTGAAAAGCGGCGCCTATCCCGTGTCCCGGGGACTTTACAGCAACACCAAGGGCGAACCCACCGGCCTGACCCGAATCTTTATCGATTTTCTCTTCAGCCCGACCGGCCAGGCGATCGCCGCTGAAAAGGGGTTTGTGGCTGTCAAATAG
- a CDS encoding polysaccharide deacetylase family protein produces the protein MSDQAGNFFQHWKTLASVMVIAGMAWVVTIVGILFPATGHAGESNPRSAPPLPRLVRAGQGDTPETLASRYLNDAGRAWTIVEYNGVDAFTEGQAVLIPIAPFRRGGLASDGYQTVPVLAYTDIAESPGEPGQIVRTDFEAQLAWLKGNNFNSIRPEDLIAFMDFTGQLPRRAVLISVDTQSRQFFDFGLPLLQKYGFTATLFVATRGVGRKSAMTWEQLEMLQQMGFTIGCRGRSGRSLTRRQKGQRSENHFKWMAAELRQAKQTIEIRLGTACKFLACPEGDTNALLVAAAVKIGYTAIFSRKTGVTPFFGDRYTIPRIVIDPHTTLSSFTDQMTPMNQAELN, from the coding sequence ATGTCAGATCAAGCCGGTAATTTTTTTCAACACTGGAAAACGTTGGCGTCTGTGATGGTAATCGCCGGCATGGCCTGGGTGGTCACCATCGTGGGGATTCTTTTTCCGGCCACCGGCCACGCCGGAGAGAGCAATCCCCGCTCGGCCCCCCCGCTGCCCCGTCTGGTGCGTGCCGGCCAGGGCGATACGCCGGAGACGCTGGCCAGTCGCTACCTCAACGATGCCGGCAGGGCATGGACGATCGTCGAATATAACGGCGTGGACGCGTTCACCGAAGGACAGGCGGTTCTGATTCCCATAGCCCCGTTCCGGCGTGGTGGGTTGGCTTCGGACGGTTACCAGACCGTTCCCGTCCTGGCATACACGGACATCGCCGAATCGCCAGGCGAACCCGGCCAGATCGTCCGGACCGACTTTGAAGCGCAACTGGCCTGGCTGAAGGGAAACAACTTCAACAGTATCAGACCGGAAGATCTGATCGCTTTCATGGATTTTACCGGTCAGCTTCCCAGACGCGCAGTGCTGATCAGTGTGGACACCCAATCCCGGCAATTTTTCGATTTCGGCCTGCCCCTGCTGCAAAAATACGGTTTTACCGCAACCCTTTTCGTTGCCACCCGCGGCGTGGGCCGAAAAAGCGCCATGACCTGGGAACAGTTGGAAATGCTCCAGCAGATGGGCTTCACCATCGGCTGCCGGGGACGAAGCGGACGCTCGCTGACCCGGCGGCAGAAGGGACAGCGTAGCGAAAACCATTTCAAATGGATGGCGGCCGAACTGCGCCAGGCCAAACAGACCATCGAAATCCGATTGGGCACGGCCTGTAAATTTCTGGCCTGCCCCGAAGGCGACACCAACGCGCTTTTGGTGGCCGCCGCCGTAAAAATCGGGTATACGGCCATTTTTTCGCGCAAAACCGGCGTGACCCCGTTTTTTGGTGACCGCTACACCATCCCCCGCATCGTCATCGATCCGCACACGACGCTGTCCAGCTTCACCGACCAGATGACCCCCATGAACCAGGCGGAACTGAACTGA
- a CDS encoding adenylate/guanylate cyclase domain-containing protein, with protein sequence MQMTPKNWFSALRHLFQRRLPEDRKLGQVLIERGILTERQLNDVLAAQRQRLVDTGQAVRLGHMITELGLAAEADVVAVINENFRISVASLSDNIRELILRRRGPLAQRLPKPAMPIWLKLCLGVLLIVTVTIVSFSYFMINRQKARLFDQTVTVGTVSLNYFVNNARIPLIQDDILSLNTLIKAATSTEGLRYAMVTDTQGLIRAHTDVGRIGTRRIAPKATASPVKHGDTTYFSFPSASGEQILNLTRDVVFQDKRLGSVHVGVSLNFIEQLVDKEIQSILMMTLGTVSFGLAIAVFIGIRFAQPIQTLVAATEAIGKGDYHYRVALNRNDELGNLATAFNQMGEELFRHSLTRQSFGKYVGAEVLEMILADPEKMWLKGHKNEATIFFADIRGFTAYSENREPELVVEMLNRYFEIATRAILDYGGYVDKFIGDAVLGVFGVPVFRKDHTERAVRAALALKTQLQASSINGNTMLSSVGIGLHTGPIVSGNIGSQDKMEYTVIGDTVNLASRLSSLAAAGEVLVTSAICEPLADRIQVEPAGVRSIKGKSEPVKTFRVTAIEQRAHVRSSR encoded by the coding sequence ATGCAGATGACGCCTAAAAATTGGTTTTCGGCCCTCCGGCATCTTTTCCAGCGACGCCTCCCTGAAGATCGCAAGCTCGGCCAGGTATTGATTGAACGCGGTATTCTCACGGAACGCCAGTTGAACGATGTCCTGGCAGCCCAGCGCCAACGGCTGGTGGACACCGGTCAGGCCGTCCGCCTGGGCCACATGATCACCGAACTGGGGCTTGCTGCCGAGGCCGACGTGGTTGCGGTCATCAATGAGAATTTCAGAATCTCGGTCGCCTCCCTGTCGGATAACATCCGCGAACTGATCCTGCGCCGCCGCGGACCGCTTGCCCAGCGGCTGCCCAAACCGGCCATGCCCATCTGGCTCAAGCTCTGCCTGGGCGTTCTGCTCATCGTTACCGTCACTATCGTCTCCTTCAGCTATTTCATGATCAATCGGCAGAAGGCCCGCCTGTTCGATCAGACCGTGACCGTCGGAACGGTGAGCCTCAACTATTTTGTCAATAACGCCCGAATACCTCTCATCCAAGATGACATTCTCAGTCTCAATACCCTGATCAAAGCGGCTACCTCCACCGAAGGGCTGCGCTACGCCATGGTAACCGACACCCAAGGGCTAATCCGCGCCCATACCGATGTGGGCCGCATTGGAACCCGGCGGATCGCGCCCAAGGCCACGGCATCTCCCGTAAAGCATGGCGACACAACCTATTTTTCCTTCCCGTCGGCCTCCGGCGAACAGATTCTCAACCTGACCCGCGATGTGGTGTTTCAGGACAAACGGCTGGGAAGCGTTCATGTGGGGGTATCGCTTAATTTTATCGAACAACTGGTCGATAAGGAAATACAGTCGATCCTGATGATGACCCTGGGAACGGTCAGTTTCGGATTGGCGATTGCCGTTTTTATCGGTATCCGTTTCGCGCAGCCCATCCAAACGCTGGTGGCCGCCACCGAAGCCATCGGTAAGGGCGATTACCACTACCGGGTGGCGCTGAACCGCAATGATGAGCTGGGCAACCTGGCCACCGCTTTCAATCAGATGGGCGAGGAGCTGTTCCGGCATTCATTGACCCGCCAGTCCTTTGGCAAATATGTCGGGGCAGAGGTGCTGGAGATGATTCTGGCCGATCCAGAAAAAATGTGGCTCAAGGGCCACAAGAACGAGGCCACCATTTTTTTTGCCGATATTCGGGGATTTACCGCCTACTCGGAGAACCGTGAACCGGAGCTGGTCGTGGAAATGCTCAACCGTTATTTCGAAATCGCCACCCGCGCCATTCTCGATTATGGCGGCTATGTGGATAAATTTATCGGCGATGCCGTCCTGGGTGTGTTCGGCGTGCCGGTATTCAGGAAAGATCATACGGAGCGGGCCGTGCGGGCCGCACTGGCGCTAAAAACGCAATTGCAGGCAAGCAGCATCAACGGAAACACCATGCTATCATCCGTGGGCATCGGCCTTCACACCGGCCCCATCGTATCGGGAAACATCGGCTCCCAGGACAAAATGGAATACACCGTTATCGGCGACACGGTCAATCTGGCGTCGCGGCTCAGCAGCCTGGCCGCCGCAGGTGAAGTCCTGGTGACCTCGGCGATTTGCGAGCCCCTGGCCGATCGCATCCAGGTGGAACCGGCCGGCGTCCGCAGCATCAAAGGGAAATCCGAACCGGTGAAGACCTTTCGGGTCACCGCCATCGAGCAGAGGGCGCATGTCAGATCAAGCCGGTAA
- a CDS encoding MaoC family dehydratase codes for MIGKSFDELHVGDTAQFSKTVTDTDIYLFAGVTGDLNPAHIDETYAKGTFFKTRIAHGMLSAGFVSAVIGTRLPGPGTVYMHQSLDFLAPVYIGDTVTARVEVIEKLEAKKRVRLKTVCTNQEGAEVLSGEALVSPPRPPKAT; via the coding sequence ATGATTGGTAAAAGCTTTGACGAACTGCATGTCGGTGATACGGCCCAGTTTTCAAAAACCGTGACCGACACCGATATCTATCTGTTTGCCGGTGTCACCGGTGACCTGAATCCGGCCCACATTGACGAGACCTACGCCAAGGGAACCTTTTTCAAAACACGCATTGCCCACGGCATGCTGTCGGCCGGATTCGTTTCCGCAGTTATCGGCACGCGCCTGCCCGGCCCGGGCACCGTTTACATGCATCAGTCCCTGGACTTTCTGGCACCGGTATATATTGGCGATACGGTGACCGCCAGGGTCGAAGTGATCGAAAAATTGGAAGCCAAGAAGCGGGTCCGGCTGAAGACCGTCTGCACCAATCAGGAAGGCGCCGAGGTGCTGTCCGGTGAGGCACTGGTCAGTCCGCCCCGGCCGCCCAAAGCCACCTGA
- a CDS encoding adenylate/guanylate cyclase domain-containing protein, producing MIPQVQCRQCRNMNRPESRFCDQCGHFLPSDADRQHESLKSERKHVVVLFSDICHYREIIRRVDPEDIREVTRHLFQESVNIIERYGGYIDRMLWDGLMAVFGMPCTHEDDVVRAIRAALDIRRMAERLGRAEAGCIGEPLSMRSGIAYGLVVTGVTQKESGRPGLTGDTVNLAARLRDLASPGEVLAESGTFSSAAGFFRFEALPAVAVKGREAPIAVFRVADAVVRPEKVRRVHGLKTRLIARGRELKQMRDAALRLHRQAGTVLTICGDAGTGKSRLIAEFKASTRRSRICWLDGYAYTYTRAVPYYPFIDMLNRFFDIDEADGDTVILQKLHAGLGRWVADGDTVASYLAGFYTPSSLETVVSDQEVFKSRLQQAVTCLLSVLSRKAPTIVCLEDLHWADPSSLSLIRCILREPGLPLMFVISYRSSLNFAHGENGERVSHAWEHIHLRDLDVAASRAMAQSLIGTRAIPEALDHYLTSRVAGNPFFIEEVINALIDAGRLKRIGNRWHFEDMVAIPDLSSTINSIIHSRLDRLGRNAKAILQEAAVIGRVFHLTLLRRITDFPEVLTACLDQLAGQGLIRRQADPHEPVYRFNYGIVQEVVYNGILKKERRTIYEKIARVLESDGRP from the coding sequence TTGATACCGCAGGTCCAGTGCCGCCAATGTCGGAACATGAACCGGCCGGAGAGCCGGTTTTGTGACCAGTGCGGCCATTTCCTTCCATCGGATGCCGATCGGCAACACGAGTCCCTGAAAAGTGAGAGGAAGCATGTGGTGGTCCTTTTTTCGGACATCTGCCACTATCGGGAAATCATCCGCCGCGTCGATCCGGAAGATATCCGGGAGGTCACCCGCCATCTCTTCCAAGAGTCGGTCAACATCATCGAGCGCTACGGTGGATATATCGACCGGATGCTCTGGGACGGTTTAATGGCCGTTTTCGGCATGCCATGCACCCATGAAGATGATGTTGTCCGGGCTATTCGGGCGGCGCTGGATATTCGGCGCATGGCCGAACGGCTGGGAAGGGCCGAGGCGGGGTGCATCGGTGAACCGCTTTCCATGCGGTCGGGGATTGCCTATGGGCTGGTGGTCACCGGGGTCACGCAAAAAGAGAGCGGACGACCCGGCCTTACCGGGGATACGGTCAATCTGGCTGCCCGGCTCAGGGATCTGGCCTCGCCGGGAGAGGTTCTTGCGGAAAGCGGTACTTTCTCCTCGGCGGCCGGATTTTTTCGTTTTGAGGCGCTGCCTGCGGTCGCGGTGAAAGGGCGGGAGGCGCCGATTGCGGTTTTCCGCGTGGCAGATGCCGTGGTTCGGCCGGAGAAGGTCCGGCGGGTTCACGGGCTCAAAACCAGATTGATTGCGCGAGGGCGTGAATTGAAGCAGATGAGGGATGCCGCCTTGCGTCTTCACAGGCAGGCAGGGACGGTGCTGACCATCTGCGGTGATGCCGGTACCGGAAAAAGCCGTTTGATTGCCGAGTTCAAGGCATCGACCCGTCGGTCGAGGATCTGCTGGCTGGACGGCTATGCCTATACGTATACCCGTGCCGTTCCCTACTACCCGTTTATCGATATGCTCAATCGGTTTTTCGATATTGACGAGGCCGATGGTGATACGGTGATCCTGCAAAAACTCCATGCCGGTCTCGGTCGGTGGGTGGCCGATGGGGATACGGTGGCCTCTTATCTGGCCGGCTTTTATACACCCTCATCGCTTGAAACCGTAGTTTCCGATCAGGAAGTTTTCAAGTCCCGGCTTCAGCAGGCCGTCACCTGCCTTCTGTCGGTGCTTTCCCGTAAGGCGCCCACGATTGTCTGCCTTGAGGATCTGCACTGGGCGGATCCGTCCTCCCTTTCCCTGATTCGTTGTATTCTCAGGGAGCCGGGCCTGCCCCTGATGTTTGTGATCAGTTACCGGTCATCGTTGAATTTTGCCCATGGGGAGAACGGCGAACGTGTCTCCCATGCCTGGGAGCATATTCATTTGCGTGATCTGGATGTTGCCGCATCAAGGGCGATGGCTCAGTCGCTGATCGGAACCCGTGCGATTCCGGAAGCCCTTGACCATTACCTGACCAGCCGGGTGGCGGGAAACCCCTTTTTTATCGAAGAAGTGATCAACGCACTGATCGATGCCGGGCGTCTGAAACGGATCGGCAACCGGTGGCATTTCGAGGACATGGTCGCCATTCCGGATCTCTCTTCGACCATCAACAGCATCATCCACTCCCGTCTGGATCGGCTGGGCCGCAACGCCAAGGCCATCCTGCAGGAGGCCGCCGTCATCGGGCGGGTTTTCCACCTGACACTGCTTCGGCGGATTACCGATTTTCCGGAAGTGCTAACGGCCTGCCTGGATCAGCTGGCCGGGCAGGGCCTGATTCGTCGCCAGGCGGATCCGCACGAGCCGGTTTACCGTTTCAATTATGGCATTGTCCAGGAAGTGGTGTATAACGGAATTTTGAAAAAGGAGCGGCGGACCATTTACGAAAAGATCGCCCGGGTACTGGAGTCCGATGGCCGTCCATAA
- a CDS encoding RluA family pseudouridine synthase, with protein MAVHKKRFDAARPNIMQTQSSTPVVIGGVDVPLPVVGCGPRWLVVEKPCGMSIHNDPGQDLCSLVHMAVKAGQVPVVDRNMPGVHAVHRLDRDTSGIVLLAGDSQTGAFFGAQFAARSVHKRYLAMVHGMLPTDAGWRTWHWPLTDAAGGRKNPVGRGKRKPCTTRWRALETSDHYSLVECELLSGRKHQIRRHACLAGHAVVGDRRYGSVRSLEFVSRQCHFSRMALHAHTLSFRLPGETGMKTFASGGLPDAMQHLLATDRKEH; from the coding sequence ATGGCCGTCCATAAAAAACGATTCGACGCGGCCCGGCCCAATATCATGCAAACGCAATCATCCACGCCGGTTGTCATCGGCGGCGTTGATGTTCCGCTACCTGTGGTGGGCTGCGGCCCGCGTTGGCTGGTGGTGGAGAAACCCTGTGGGATGAGTATCCACAACGATCCGGGGCAGGATCTCTGTTCCCTGGTGCATATGGCGGTAAAGGCCGGCCAGGTGCCGGTTGTCGACCGCAATATGCCCGGGGTTCATGCTGTCCACCGCCTCGATCGGGATACCAGCGGCATCGTGCTTTTGGCCGGAGACAGCCAAACAGGTGCATTCTTTGGTGCCCAGTTTGCTGCCCGAAGCGTGCACAAACGCTACCTGGCAATGGTTCACGGCATGCTGCCGACCGATGCCGGCTGGCGCACGTGGCACTGGCCGCTCACCGATGCAGCCGGTGGCCGCAAAAATCCTGTGGGCAGGGGAAAACGGAAGCCCTGCACGACCCGTTGGCGGGCACTGGAGACCAGTGACCACTATTCACTGGTGGAATGCGAACTGTTGAGCGGCCGCAAGCACCAGATCCGGCGGCATGCCTGTCTGGCCGGGCATGCGGTGGTGGGTGACCGGCGTTACGGGTCGGTACGTTCCCTGGAATTTGTTTCCCGGCAATGCCATTTCAGCCGGATGGCCTTGCATGCCCACACGCTGAGCTTCCGGCTTCCCGGTGAGACCGGTATGAAAACCTTTGCTTCCGGCGGCTTGCCCGATGCCATGCAGCACCTTTTGGCGACCGACCGGAAGGAACATTAG